One window of Bacteroides sp. AN502(2024) genomic DNA carries:
- a CDS encoding transposase produces MAKIEKISEIHPTLGFTEFDILEKYRKSFHESELGRLHSVFPFDRMAKAAGLSEQRLGRRNIFSPSAKIALMVLKAYTGFSDRKLLEHLNGNIHYQMFCGIMIPPSLPITNFKIVSGIRNEIASRLDIDSFQEILASHWKPYLDNLHVCMTDATCYESHMRFPTDMKLLWESIEWLYRHICRHCRDLGIRRPRNKYRNVAESYLSYCKKRKRRASRTRMLKRRMIKLLEKLLSQRDGLHSEYGALLRYTQDYHKRLSIIRKVLVQEKEMFEGRKVSDRIISIDRHYVRPIVRGKETKSVEFGAKVNNIQIDGISFIEHLSFKAFNEGIRLKDCIRMQQKLMNVRVRCVAADSIYANNANRKFCTKYGISTSFVRKGREGKDEPLRKLLRSELSKERATRLEGSFGTQKQHYSLPRIKARNKKTEILWIFFGIHTANAILMIDKIRNRTGKAA; encoded by the coding sequence ATGGCTAAGATAGAAAAAATTTCAGAAATCCACCCAACTTTGGGCTTTACAGAATTTGATATTCTGGAAAAATACCGCAAGAGTTTTCATGAGAGTGAGCTTGGCAGGCTTCATTCGGTCTTTCCATTTGATCGTATGGCAAAAGCCGCAGGCCTGTCTGAACAACGTTTGGGCCGCAGGAACATATTCAGTCCTTCCGCAAAGATCGCCCTTATGGTCCTGAAGGCATACACCGGATTCTCCGACAGGAAACTGTTGGAACATCTGAACGGGAACATACACTACCAGATGTTCTGTGGAATCATGATCCCCCCGTCCCTTCCCATAACCAACTTCAAGATAGTCAGTGGCATCCGTAATGAGATAGCATCCCGCCTTGACATTGATTCCTTCCAGGAGATCCTGGCTTCACACTGGAAACCTTATCTTGATAACCTTCACGTCTGCATGACCGATGCCACATGCTATGAGAGCCACATGCGTTTTCCTACGGACATGAAACTCCTTTGGGAAAGCATCGAATGGCTCTACAGGCATATATGCCGGCATTGCAGGGATCTGGGCATAAGGCGTCCGCGCAACAAATACAGGAATGTGGCGGAATCCTATCTGTCCTACTGCAAGAAAAGAAAGAGGAGAGCTTCAAGGACAAGAATGCTTAAGCGCCGTATGATCAAGCTTCTTGAAAAGCTCCTCAGTCAAAGGGATGGGCTCCATAGCGAGTACGGTGCTTTACTCCGATATACACAGGATTACCATAAGCGTCTTTCCATCATCAGAAAGGTGCTTGTACAGGAAAAGGAAATGTTTGAAGGGCGAAAAGTCAGTGACCGCATCATAAGCATCGACCGTCATTATGTACGTCCCATCGTCAGAGGCAAGGAAACCAAGTCCGTCGAGTTCGGTGCAAAGGTCAATAATATACAGATAGACGGCATATCGTTCATCGAACACCTCTCGTTCAAGGCTTTCAATGAGGGGATACGCTTGAAGGACTGTATCCGTATGCAGCAGAAGCTGATGAATGTAAGGGTAAGATGTGTGGCTGCCGATTCCATATATGCCAATAATGCCAACAGAAAGTTCTGTACTAAATATGGGATATCCACATCCTTTGTGCGCAAGGGAAGGGAGGGCAAAGATGAGCCTTTGAGGAAGCTGCTTAGAAGCGAACTCTCAAAAGAAAGGGCCACACGGCTTGAAGGAAGCTTCGGCACTCAAAAGCAACATTACTCGCTCCCAAGGATAAAGGCAAGGAACAAGAAGACGGAAATCCTGTGGATTTTCTTCGGAATACATACAGCAAATGCCATACTGATGATTGACAAGATCAGGAACAGAACGGGGAAAGCTGCATGA
- a CDS encoding MBL fold metallo-hydrolase: protein MKVKFISLASGSSGNCYYLGTETYGILIDAGIGIRTIKKTLKDYNILMDSIRAVFITHDHADHIKAVGNLGEKMNIPIYTTARIHAGINRSYCMMEKLSSSVRYLEKQEPMILEDFRIESFEVPHDGTDNVGYCIEIDGKVFSFLTDLGEITPTAAHYISKAHYLILEANYDEEMLKMGAYPKYLKERISSKTGHMSNSDTAEFLAEHITEHLRYIWLCHLSKDNNHPELAYKTVEWKLKSKGVIVGKDVQLLALKRNTPSELYVFE from the coding sequence ATGAAGGTAAAATTTATAAGCCTGGCGAGTGGCAGTAGTGGGAACTGCTATTATCTGGGCACTGAAACTTATGGAATACTGATAGATGCCGGAATAGGCATACGTACGATCAAAAAGACACTGAAAGATTATAATATCCTGATGGATAGTATTCGCGCAGTATTTATAACGCACGATCATGCTGACCATATTAAAGCTGTGGGTAATCTGGGAGAAAAAATGAATATTCCCATTTATACAACCGCACGTATTCATGCGGGAATTAATCGTAGCTATTGTATGATGGAGAAGCTTAGCTCGTCAGTTCGTTATCTGGAAAAGCAAGAGCCTATGATATTGGAAGATTTTCGCATTGAGTCTTTTGAGGTGCCACATGATGGAACGGACAATGTGGGATATTGCATTGAAATTGACGGTAAGGTCTTTTCTTTTTTGACTGACCTTGGAGAGATTACTCCTACAGCTGCTCATTATATTAGTAAGGCCCATTATCTGATACTTGAAGCTAACTATGATGAGGAAATGCTCAAAATGGGAGCTTATCCCAAATATTTGAAGGAGCGGATTTCAAGTAAAACCGGTCACATGAGTAACTCTGATACAGCAGAGTTTTTGGCAGAACATATCACTGAACATTTGCGATATATCTGGTTATGCCATTTAAGTAAGGATAATAATCACCCGGAGCTAGCTTATAAGACGGTGGAATGGAAATTAAAGAGCAAAGGCGTTATTGTAGGCAAGGATGTGCAACTGCTTGCTTTAAAACGAAATACGCCTTCTGAGCTTTATGTCTTCGAATAA
- a CDS encoding BT0820 family HAD-type phosphatase — protein sequence MIIAVDFDGTIVEHRYPRIGEEIPFAIETLKLLQQEKHRLILWSVREGELLDEAVEWCKARGLEFYAVNKDYPEEQKDHQGFSRKLKADIFIDDRNLGGLPDWGVIYEMIKGKKTFAEIYSQNEEEEKTSLKKKKRWLPF from the coding sequence ATGATTATAGCTGTTGATTTTGACGGAACGATTGTAGAACATCGTTATCCGCGCATTGGTGAAGAGATTCCATTCGCTATTGAAACATTGAAGTTATTGCAACAAGAAAAGCATCGTTTAATACTATGGAGTGTACGTGAAGGAGAACTTCTGGACGAAGCTGTCGAATGGTGTAAAGCCAGAGGTTTAGAATTTTATGCGGTCAATAAGGACTATCCTGAAGAGCAGAAAGACCATCAGGGATTCTCCCGGAAGTTGAAAGCCGATATATTCATCGATGACCGGAATCTGGGTGGTTTGCCGGACTGGGGAGTCATTTATGAAATGATTAAAGGGAAAAAGACATTTGCAGAGATCTATAGCCAAAACGAAGAAGAGGAAAAAACATCCTTGAAAAAGAAGAAAAGATGGTTGCCTTTTTAG
- a CDS encoding DoxX family protein, whose protein sequence is MIYNFLFPTKSNTTKVSLLLLAVRIIFGILLMNHGIQKWSNFQEMSAVFPDPLGIGSPLSLGLAIFGELVCSIAFIIGFLYRLAMIPMIFTMMVAFFVVHANDVFAVKELAFIYLVVFILMYIAGPGKFSIDHIIGNKLSRRKSRAYKN, encoded by the coding sequence ATGATTTATAATTTTTTATTTCCCACCAAATCGAATACAACGAAAGTGTCTTTGTTGCTATTGGCTGTCCGGATCATCTTCGGCATATTATTAATGAATCATGGTATCCAAAAATGGAGTAACTTTCAGGAGATGTCAGCTGTATTTCCTGATCCGCTTGGAATAGGAAGTCCCCTATCTCTCGGATTAGCAATTTTTGGTGAACTTGTATGTTCGATAGCATTTATCATCGGATTCTTGTATCGCTTGGCAATGATCCCGATGATTTTCACCATGATGGTAGCCTTTTTTGTAGTTCATGCAAATGACGTGTTTGCGGTTAAAGAACTAGCCTTCATATATTTAGTCGTATTCATATTGATGTATATTGCCGGTCCCGGTAAATTTTCAATAGACCATATCATAGGAAACAAATTATCACGACGGAAATCAAGAGCATACAAAAATTAG
- a CDS encoding DUF3332 domain-containing protein: MKRGKLTLVAVVLSGSLLFSSCVGSFALFNRLSSWNQSVGNKFVNELVFLAFNIVPVYGVAYLADALVINSIEFWSGSNPMANVGDVKKVKGENGNYMVKTLENGYSITKEGETASMDLIYNKEANTWNVVANGESAELVKINNDGTADLFLPNGEKMNVTLDAQGMLAARQATMSNLMFAAR; this comes from the coding sequence ATGAAAAGAGGGAAGCTGACTTTAGTCGCAGTAGTACTTAGCGGTAGCTTATTATTCAGTTCTTGTGTAGGATCATTCGCCTTATTCAATCGCCTGTCTTCCTGGAATCAATCAGTTGGAAACAAATTTGTAAACGAACTTGTATTCCTTGCTTTCAACATTGTTCCGGTTTATGGTGTAGCTTACCTGGCTGATGCTTTAGTGATCAATTCTATCGAGTTCTGGAGTGGGTCCAATCCGATGGCTAATGTAGGTGATGTAAAGAAAGTGAAAGGAGAAAACGGCAACTACATGGTGAAAACTCTTGAGAATGGATATTCCATTACTAAAGAGGGCGAAACTGCTTCAATGGACTTGATCTACAACAAAGAAGCCAACACATGGAACGTCGTTGCAAACGGTGAAAGCGCTGAATTGGTAAAAATAAACAATGACGGCACTGCTGATTTGTTCTTGCCGAACGGTGAAAAGATGAATGTAACTCTGGATGCTCAAGGTATGCTCGCAGCACGCCAGGCTACAATGAGCAATCTGATGTTTGCCGCACGCTAA
- a CDS encoding BamA/TamA family outer membrane protein, whose amino-acid sequence MRRNFLYLLASVAVLSLASCTTTKFVPDGSYLLDEVKIRTDQKDIRPSSLRMYIRQNPNAKWFSLIKTQLYVYNLAGRDSTKWGNKLLRRIGDAPVIYSEDEAQRSEEEITKAVHNMGYMAATVKRSTKVKKKKIKVYYDVTAGKPYVVKSIKYDIYDPKIAALLKQDSASSLLKEGMYFDVNVLDMDRQRITNKLLQNGYYKFNKDYIGYIADTVRNTYNVDLTQHLQMYKAHASDSARAHRQYWINKINFITDYDVLHSSAMSSVDINDSVHYKGYPIYYKDKLYLRPKVLTDNLRFASGDLYNERDVQQTYSSFGRLSALKYTNIRFIETQIGDSTMLDCYVMLTKSKHKSVAFEVEGTNSAGDLGAAASVSFQNRNLFRGSETFMIKFRGAYEVISGLQAGYSNNNYTEYGVESSINFPNFLFPFISSDFKRKIRATTEFGLQYNYQLRPEFLRTMASANWSYKWTRRHKIQHRIDLINIAFLYLPRISDRFREDYINKGQNHIFQYNYQDRLIINMGYSYNYNSVGGSIINNTIASNSYSIRFNFESAGNVMYALSKAANIRKNSNGEYAILGIPYAQYLKGEFDFAKNIRIDYRNSFAFHAGIGVAVPYGNAKTIPFEKQYFSGGANSVRGWSVRDLGPGSFAGNGNLLDQSGDIKLDASIEYRSKLFWKLQGAVFIDAGNIWTIRSYANQPGGVFKFDEFYKQIAVAYGLGLRLDLDFFILRFDGGMKAVNPAYETRKDHFPIIHPKFSRDFAFHFAVGYPF is encoded by the coding sequence ATGAGGAGAAATTTTCTTTATTTGCTTGCTTCTGTTGCTGTCTTGTCGCTTGCTTCGTGTACTACCACAAAGTTTGTGCCGGATGGATCTTATCTGCTGGATGAAGTTAAAATTCGTACGGACCAAAAAGATATACGGCCTTCTTCCTTGCGTATGTATATTCGCCAAAATCCTAATGCCAAGTGGTTCAGTCTGATAAAGACCCAACTTTATGTATACAATTTGGCTGGGCGTGATTCGACAAAATGGGGGAATAAGTTATTGAGAAGAATAGGGGATGCTCCCGTAATATATAGCGAGGATGAAGCTCAACGCTCTGAAGAAGAGATCACTAAGGCTGTGCATAATATGGGATATATGGCAGCGACAGTGAAACGTTCGACCAAAGTAAAAAAGAAAAAGATCAAAGTCTATTATGATGTAACGGCAGGTAAGCCATACGTCGTTAAATCTATTAAATATGATATTTATGACCCTAAAATAGCCGCGCTTCTCAAACAGGATTCTGCCAGCAGTTTGCTGAAAGAAGGCATGTATTTTGATGTGAATGTATTGGATATGGACAGGCAACGCATCACGAATAAGTTACTTCAGAATGGTTACTATAAATTTAATAAGGACTATATCGGATATATTGCCGATACCGTTCGTAATACTTATAATGTAGACCTGACTCAACATTTGCAAATGTATAAAGCTCACGCGAGTGATTCGGCAAGAGCACATCGGCAATATTGGATCAATAAGATTAATTTTATTACGGATTATGATGTTTTGCACTCCTCGGCAATGAGTAGTGTGGACATCAATGATTCGGTGCATTATAAGGGATATCCGATTTACTATAAGGATAAACTCTATTTACGTCCTAAAGTTCTTACAGATAACCTTCGGTTTGCTTCCGGCGATCTGTATAACGAGCGGGATGTACAGCAGACCTATTCCAGTTTTGGACGTTTGTCGGCATTGAAATATACGAATATCCGTTTTATTGAGACTCAAATAGGAGATTCAACGATGCTCGATTGCTATGTGATGTTGACCAAGAGCAAACATAAATCAGTGGCTTTTGAGGTAGAGGGAACTAATTCTGCCGGTGACTTGGGAGCGGCAGCTTCCGTCTCTTTCCAGAACAGGAACCTTTTTCGCGGATCGGAAACTTTTATGATAAAATTCCGTGGAGCGTATGAAGTCATTTCCGGACTTCAGGCAGGTTATTCGAATAATAACTATACAGAGTACGGAGTGGAATCGAGTATCAATTTTCCTAATTTCCTGTTTCCTTTCATCTCCTCTGATTTTAAACGGAAAATCAGGGCGACAACGGAGTTTGGTTTGCAGTATAATTATCAGTTGCGCCCGGAATTCCTTCGTACGATGGCTTCTGCCAACTGGAGCTACAAGTGGACACGACGTCATAAGATACAACACCGTATTGATTTGATTAATATCGCTTTTTTGTATTTGCCTCGTATCTCTGACAGGTTTAGAGAGGATTATATTAATAAAGGACAGAACCATATATTCCAGTATAATTATCAGGACCGGCTGATTATAAATATGGGATATAGCTATAATTATAATAGCGTGGGAGGATCGATTATCAATAATACGATTGCTTCTAATTCATACTCTATCCGTTTTAATTTCGAATCGGCGGGAAATGTAATGTATGCTCTGTCAAAGGCTGCAAACATCCGGAAGAACAGTAATGGTGAATATGCTATTCTAGGAATTCCTTATGCCCAATATCTGAAGGGGGAGTTTGATTTTGCTAAGAATATCAGAATCGATTATCGCAACTCTTTTGCGTTTCATGCCGGTATAGGAGTAGCTGTACCCTATGGAAATGCGAAGACCATTCCGTTTGAGAAACAATATTTTTCCGGTGGAGCCAATAGTGTCCGTGGATGGAGTGTTCGCGACTTGGGACCGGGTTCTTTTGCAGGAAATGGAAATTTACTCGATCAATCCGGAGATATTAAACTGGATGCCAGTATTGAATACCGAAGCAAGTTATTCTGGAAATTGCAGGGGGCGGTATTTATTGATGCCGGTAATATTTGGACCATTCGGAGTTATGCCAATCAACCGGGAGGAGTGTTCAAGTTTGACGAGTTTTATAAGCAAATAGCAGTGGCCTACGGATTAGGTCTCCGCTTGGATTTGGATTTCTTTATTCTGCGTTTTGACGGAGGAATGAAAGCTGTCAATCCCGCTTATGAAACGAGGAAGGACCATTTCCCCATCATTCATCCTAAATTCAGTCGTGACTTTGCCTTCCATTTTGCTGTGGGATATCCTTTCTAA
- a CDS encoding TrmH family RNA methyltransferase: MASLSKNKIKYIRSLELKKIRKEERVFLAEGPKLVGDLLGHFPCRFLAATPSWLQEHPGTDASELVEVSQDDLSRASLLKTPQQVLAIFEQPQYTLDTESVRQSLCLALDDVQDPGNLGTIIRLADWFGIGHIICSQNTVDVYNPKTIQATMGGIARVKVHYTSLPDFIRSLGDIPVFGTFLNGKNMYEQPLSPNGLIVMGNEGNGIGKEVAALINRKLYIPNYPAGQETSESLNVAIATAVICAEFRRQAAWK, from the coding sequence ATGGCATCATTAAGTAAAAACAAAATAAAGTATATCCGCTCGCTGGAACTGAAGAAAATACGTAAAGAAGAGCGGGTATTTCTGGCTGAAGGTCCCAAATTGGTAGGTGATTTACTCGGACATTTTCCCTGTCGCTTTTTAGCAGCCACACCCTCCTGGCTTCAGGAGCATCCGGGTACTGATGCAAGTGAACTGGTAGAAGTTTCACAGGATGATCTTTCACGGGCCAGCTTATTGAAAACTCCCCAACAGGTACTTGCCATTTTCGAACAACCACAATATACACTGGATACGGAATCGGTCCGCCAATCGCTTTGTCTTGCATTGGATGATGTGCAAGATCCCGGGAATCTGGGCACCATTATCCGTTTGGCCGACTGGTTTGGCATCGGACATATTATCTGCTCGCAGAATACGGTAGATGTATATAACCCCAAGACCATACAGGCCACGATGGGAGGAATCGCCCGGGTGAAAGTACATTATACTTCTCTCCCCGATTTTATCCGGTCGCTCGGAGATATTCCTGTGTTCGGAACGTTTCTGAATGGAAAAAACATGTATGAACAACCATTGTCGCCCAATGGCTTGATAGTAATGGGAAATGAAGGGAATGGCATAGGAAAAGAAGTAGCCGCATTAATCAACCGAAAATTATATATCCCCAATTACCCGGCAGGTCAAGAGACATCCGAGTCACTGAATGTAGCCATTGCTACCGCAGTAATCTGTGCCGAGTTCCGTCGACAGGCTGCATGGAAGTAA
- a CDS encoding DUF4296 domain-containing protein, which yields MKSKFRFHLCLICMFAFAIAGCKVKRPSDVISESKMEDLLYDYHLAKSMGDNLPYSENYKKALYIDAVFKKYGTTQAVFDSSMVWYTRNTEILSKIYEKVKKRLKDEQELVGDLIAKRDKKPKMTKPGDSIDVWPWQRMIRLTGERMDNQYVFTLPTDSNYKDRDTLVWEVWYRFLEPMLADSLRGVTMAMQVIYEKDTIHHWKTVTEPGVQQIRLFADTLGPIKEIKGFIYYPKNSQEKGGAVLADRFRMTRYHCTDTLEFAVRDSLNKIKALEADSLKKIVTKETADSLHKIVDKNKDDIQRLTPEEMNRRRTGTHREKKPEQIQVEQHIQKERIEQRKERRMNQRRQQQRRSNN from the coding sequence ATCTCGGAATCGAAGATGGAGGATTTGCTATATGATTATCATCTGGCAAAGTCTATGGGAGATAATTTGCCTTATAGCGAGAACTATAAGAAGGCATTGTATATAGACGCCGTTTTTAAGAAATATGGGACTACACAAGCTGTATTTGATTCATCCATGGTTTGGTATACCCGTAACACAGAGATTTTATCGAAAATTTATGAGAAGGTGAAAAAACGCTTGAAAGATGAACAGGAACTTGTTGGTGACCTGATAGCCAAGCGTGATAAGAAACCGAAAATGACCAAGCCGGGGGATAGCATCGATGTCTGGCCGTGGCAGCGTATGATACGGTTGACTGGTGAAAGGATGGATAATCAATATGTATTTACTTTGCCGACCGACTCTAACTACAAAGACCGGGATACGCTGGTATGGGAAGTGTGGTATCGTTTCCTGGAGCCGATGCTTGCCGACTCTTTAAGAGGTGTCACTATGGCCATGCAGGTGATTTATGAGAAAGATACGATCCATCATTGGAAAACGGTGACTGAACCGGGTGTGCAACAGATTCGTTTATTTGCAGACACATTAGGTCCGATAAAAGAAATAAAAGGTTTCATTTATTATCCGAAGAACAGCCAAGAGAAGGGTGGAGCAGTATTAGCTGACCGTTTCAGGATGACTCGTTATCATTGTACGGATACGCTTGAGTTTGCCGTACGCGATTCTTTGAATAAGATAAAGGCATTGGAAGCGGATTCTTTGAAAAAGATAGTTACTAAAGAAACTGCCGACTCTTTACATAAGATTGTAGATAAGAACAAAGATGATATACAGCGTCTGACACCGGAAGAGATGAACCGTCGTCGTACGGGAACTCATCGTGAGAAGAAACCGGAGCAGATTCAGGTGGAACAGCATATCCAAAAAGAACGGATAGAGCAAAGAAAGGAACGCCGGATGAATCAACGCAGGCAGCAGCAAAGACGTTCAAACAACTGA